The Oncorhynchus tshawytscha isolate Ot180627B linkage group LG20, Otsh_v2.0, whole genome shotgun sequence genome has a window encoding:
- the LOC121840159 gene encoding uncharacterized protein LOC121840159 — translation MLGNGLAYHVHVYVEEDCRRKWRGLRDRYQRERRAEKEKKKSRSAASGQQPWSFCHILPFLDPFIVPRTTSGNFTARPSTTSSTSVIATGASRPLISSTSATIASTGALRPSTTSTSSTSMTTTGAAMEDDEMEEAPLNLGPPEIIMNLTEVTTEDFVEQDVAVETNEERNRERNEEEQRHTRHHRRYQPPDPLNSFQQRLPQAIEGDAAQPDAHRKEDEETLFAMSLVPTLKRLPQQRKAAVKVKMYQLLFEAEFNEMESI, via the exons ATGCTAGGTAATGGTTTGGCTTATCATGTTCATGTCTATGTAGAAGAAGACTgtaggaggaagtggagaggacTCAGGGAcaggtatcagagagagagaagggcagagaaagagaagaagaagtccAGGTCAGCAGCTTCAGGCCAGCAGCCTTGGAGCTTCTGCCACATTCTTCCTTTTCTGGATCCATTTATTGTGCCTAGGACAACGAGTGGCAATTTTACAGCCAGACCCTCTACTACTTCATCCACAAGTGTTATCGCCACTGGTGCATCAAGACCCTTAATTTCATCAACAAGTGCGACCATCGCCTCCACCGGTGCATTGAGACCCTCTACAACGTCTACATCATCCACAAGTATGACCACCACCGGTGCAGCCATGGAAGATGATGAAATGGAGGAAGCACCTCTGAATCTAGGACCACCTGAGATAATTATGAACCTCACGGAAGTGACCACTGAGGACTTCGTTGAACAGGATGTGGCCGTGGAGACAaacgaggagagaaacagagagagaaacgaaGAGGAACAACGTCACACCAGGCATCATCGGAGGTACCAGCCCCCAGATCCACTCAATTCATTTCAACAGAGGCTCCCCCAAGCCATCGAGGGGGATGCAGCCCAACCTGATGCACACAGGAAGGAGGATGAAGAGACCCTCTTTGCCATGAGCCTGGTGCCAACACTGAAGAGGCTGCCTCAGCAAAGAAAAGCAGCAGTCAAGGTTAAAATGTATCAGCTGCTTTTTGAAGCCGAGTTCAATG AGATGGAGTCAATTTag